In the Ilumatobacteraceae bacterium genome, one interval contains:
- a CDS encoding LysM peptidoglycan-binding domain-containing protein — protein MRLGSASTLWRIQRILPRPFRPDRLTLLPALALVLVAAAACGGESTEGLGTLPPIRTTTTSSTTTTLFDPTIELYTVKRGENLSLIARSFEVPLEFLIEANEDVINDPNNVPPGVTLKIPPYRIVDELPTPSSTTEAP, from the coding sequence GTGAGGCTAGGCAGCGCGTCTACGCTGTGGCGCATCCAGCGCATCCTTCCTCGTCCGTTCCGGCCCGACCGGCTTACCCTGCTCCCCGCGCTCGCCCTGGTGCTCGTCGCCGCGGCGGCATGCGGCGGTGAGAGCACCGAGGGGCTCGGCACGCTGCCCCCGATCCGCACGACGACCACCAGCAGCACGACGACCACGCTGTTCGACCCGACGATCGAGCTCTACACGGTCAAACGGGGCGAGAACCTGTCGCTGATCGCCCGCAGTTTCGAGGTACCGCTCGAGTTCCTGATCGAGGCGAACGAGGATGTGATCAACGATCCGAACAACGTCCCACCAGGGGTGACGCTGAAGATTCCGCCTTATCGCATCGTCGACGAGCTCCCGACACCCTCATCGACCACCGAGGCCCCCTGA
- a CDS encoding alpha/beta hydrolase, producing the protein MSIETLIHNRVRLALHTLREADAGHPLLLLHGLGERSPSEVPDAVAGWNGPITALDFTGHGASTMPVGGGYTAEILMADADAAIQHLGDATIVGRGLGAYIALLIAGARPALVRGVVLADGPGLSGGPSSPTSQPVFSLDPVDAPPDPYALAELGRDLRPPDYATAFSRLAVQGSDLDQPITVVARFRPSWIRAVAGEPGVGEADSIRAGLELYQA; encoded by the coding sequence ATGAGCATCGAGACCCTGATCCACAACCGAGTCCGACTTGCGCTCCACACGTTGCGCGAGGCCGACGCCGGTCACCCGCTGCTCCTCCTCCACGGGCTCGGCGAGCGGTCGCCGAGCGAGGTGCCCGACGCCGTCGCCGGGTGGAACGGTCCGATCACGGCGCTCGATTTCACGGGCCACGGGGCGTCGACGATGCCGGTCGGCGGCGGGTACACGGCCGAGATCCTCATGGCCGACGCCGACGCAGCGATCCAACACCTCGGGGATGCGACGATCGTCGGGCGCGGGCTCGGCGCCTACATCGCCCTGCTGATCGCCGGCGCCCGACCGGCGCTCGTGCGCGGGGTCGTGCTCGCCGACGGACCCGGTCTGTCGGGTGGCCCGAGCTCACCGACGTCGCAGCCGGTGTTCTCCCTCGATCCGGTCGATGCGCCGCCCGACCCGTACGCCCTCGCCGAGCTGGGTCGCGACCTGCGACCGCCCGACTACGCGACGGCGTTCAGCCGTCTGGCGGTGCAGGGGTCCGATCTCGACCAGCCGATCACCGTCGTCGCCCGATTCCGGCCGTCGTGGATTCGAGCGGTCGCCGGTGAGCCGGGGGTCGGCGAGGCCGACTCGATCCGCGCCGGCCTCGAGCTCTACCAGGCCTGA
- the aat gene encoding leucyl/phenylalanyl-tRNA--protein transferase, with protein sequence MSTLTGVRRGSEREDGEVSEGRERPFGSTGLSGQRTITPIEPPPTRWTMPSDGPVDDSDIVAIGADLEPGTLLAGYRNGMFPMPFDRRRIAWFSPDPRGVLPLDGLRVTRSLRRSVRRYDVRMNTRFRAVMEACGDPRRAGAWINRDFVDAYERLHDLGWAHSIEIYRPGSDELVGGLYGVHIGGLFAGESMFHTATDASKVALVHLVGWLREVGVTLLDVQWQTPHLASLGIIEIPRDDYLERLHEAVT encoded by the coding sequence ATGAGCACCCTCACCGGGGTGCGCAGGGGCAGCGAGCGCGAGGATGGTGAGGTGAGCGAAGGACGAGAGCGGCCGTTCGGGTCGACGGGCTTGTCGGGGCAGCGGACGATCACCCCGATCGAGCCGCCACCCACCCGGTGGACGATGCCGTCCGACGGACCCGTCGACGACAGCGACATCGTCGCGATCGGTGCCGACCTGGAACCCGGCACCCTGCTCGCCGGCTACCGCAACGGGATGTTCCCGATGCCGTTCGACCGTCGACGGATCGCCTGGTTCTCACCCGACCCGCGTGGTGTCCTGCCGCTCGACGGTCTGCGCGTCACCCGGTCGCTCCGCCGGAGCGTTCGACGCTACGACGTGCGGATGAACACCCGGTTCCGGGCCGTGATGGAGGCGTGCGGAGACCCGCGACGCGCCGGTGCATGGATCAACCGCGACTTCGTCGATGCGTACGAGCGACTGCACGACCTCGGCTGGGCGCACTCGATCGAGATCTATCGGCCGGGCTCGGACGAACTCGTCGGTGGTCTGTACGGCGTGCACATCGGCGGGCTGTTCGCCGGCGAGTCGATGTTCCACACCGCGACCGACGCGTCGAAGGTCGCGTTGGTCCACCTGGTCGGCTGGTTGCGCGAGGTGGGCGTCACGTTGCTCGACGTGCAGTGGCAGACACCGCACCTGGCGTCGCTCGGCATCATCGAGATCCCTCGCGACGACTATCTCGAGCGGTTGCACGAGGCCGTGACATGA
- a CDS encoding protein meaA, giving the protein MTTERDRPWMMRTYSGHSTAAASNALYRTNLAKGQTGLSIAFDLPTQTGYDPDSEMARGEVGKVGVPVAHLGHMRTLLDGIPPGQMNTSMTINATASWLLALYVANADEQGVASNELRGTTQNDIVKEYLSRGTYIFPPAASRRLIVDMVAWCAEHAPAWNPMNVCSYHLQEAGATPVQEIAYAMATAIDVLDAVRDSGQVDDDRFGQVFGSISFFVNAGIRFVEEICKLRAMTEMWDLIGLERYGVTDAKARRFRYGVQVNSLGLTEAQPENNVQRIVLEMLGVSLSKRARARSIQLPAWNEALGLPTPWDQQWSLRMQQVLAYESDLLEYDDLFDGSHVVEAKTSELSEQAQAELDDVLAMGGAFEAIETLKARLVTSMAERTRRIESGEQIVVGVNGFTETTDSPLGGSGAILTVDPAVGAEMAADVQAWRSERTQAAVDAAVDELRRVAGTDENVMPATIALAKAGGTTGEWGLVMRDVFGEYRGPTGVGGATGGAGGPLAAVAERSRALPGGPTRLLVAKPGLDGHSNGAEQIAVGARDAGMEVIYSGIRLTIDQIVASARDEDPDVIGVSILSGSHLELVPDLVARLRADGVDAPVVVGGIIPEDDRARLTDAGVARVYTPKDFELATIMNDIVDLTATHRGVAPASTGT; this is encoded by the coding sequence GTGACGACAGAACGTGACCGCCCGTGGATGATGCGGACCTACTCGGGGCACTCGACGGCCGCCGCATCGAATGCGCTCTACCGCACCAACCTGGCCAAGGGGCAGACGGGGTTGTCGATCGCGTTCGACCTGCCGACGCAGACCGGTTACGACCCCGACAGCGAGATGGCGCGCGGCGAAGTCGGCAAGGTCGGCGTGCCGGTCGCCCACCTGGGTCACATGCGGACGCTGCTCGACGGCATCCCGCCCGGCCAGATGAACACGTCGATGACGATCAACGCCACCGCGTCGTGGCTGCTGGCCCTGTACGTCGCCAACGCCGACGAGCAGGGTGTCGCGTCGAACGAGCTGCGGGGCACGACCCAGAACGACATCGTCAAGGAGTACCTGTCGCGAGGTACGTACATCTTCCCGCCGGCGGCGTCGCGGCGGCTGATCGTCGACATGGTCGCCTGGTGTGCCGAGCACGCGCCGGCGTGGAACCCGATGAACGTGTGCTCGTACCACCTCCAGGAGGCGGGGGCGACGCCGGTCCAGGAGATCGCGTACGCGATGGCCACCGCGATCGACGTGCTCGACGCGGTCCGTGACTCCGGCCAGGTCGACGACGACCGGTTCGGCCAGGTGTTCGGGTCGATCTCGTTCTTCGTCAACGCCGGCATCCGGTTCGTCGAGGAGATCTGCAAACTCCGTGCGATGACCGAGATGTGGGATCTGATCGGGCTCGAGCGGTACGGGGTGACCGACGCGAAGGCGCGCCGGTTCCGCTACGGCGTGCAGGTCAACTCGCTGGGGCTCACCGAGGCGCAACCCGAGAACAACGTGCAGCGCATCGTGCTCGAGATGCTCGGCGTCTCGCTCTCGAAGCGCGCACGCGCCCGCTCGATCCAGCTCCCGGCGTGGAACGAGGCGCTCGGCCTCCCCACCCCCTGGGACCAGCAGTGGTCGCTGCGGATGCAGCAGGTGCTCGCCTACGAATCGGACCTGTTGGAATACGACGACCTCTTCGACGGGTCCCATGTGGTCGAGGCGAAGACATCCGAGTTGAGCGAGCAGGCCCAGGCCGAACTCGACGACGTGCTCGCGATGGGCGGTGCGTTCGAGGCGATCGAGACGTTGAAGGCTCGGCTCGTGACCTCGATGGCCGAGCGCACTCGACGCATCGAGTCGGGCGAACAGATCGTGGTGGGTGTGAACGGCTTCACCGAGACCACCGATTCGCCGCTGGGCGGCTCCGGTGCGATCCTCACGGTCGACCCGGCGGTCGGCGCCGAGATGGCAGCTGACGTCCAGGCGTGGCGCAGCGAGCGCACCCAGGCCGCCGTCGATGCCGCCGTCGACGAACTCCGGCGCGTGGCCGGCACCGACGAGAACGTGATGCCGGCGACGATCGCGCTCGCCAAGGCCGGCGGCACCACCGGCGAGTGGGGCCTCGTGATGCGTGACGTGTTCGGTGAGTACCGGGGCCCCACCGGGGTCGGCGGAGCGACCGGCGGCGCGGGTGGACCGCTGGCCGCCGTCGCCGAACGGTCGCGTGCGCTGCCGGGCGGCCCGACAAGGCTGCTCGTCGCCAAGCCCGGGCTCGACGGACACTCCAACGGTGCCGAGCAGATCGCGGTCGGCGCCCGCGACGCCGGCATGGAGGTCATCTACTCGGGGATCCGGCTCACGATCGATCAGATCGTTGCGTCGGCCCGCGACGAAGATCCCGACGTCATCGGCGTCTCGATCCTCAGCGGATCGCATCTCGAACTGGTCCCCGACCTCGTCGCCCGACTGCGCGCCGACGGCGTCGACGCCCCCGTGGTGGTCGGCGGCATCATCCCCGAGGACGACCGGGCTCGTCTGACCGACGCCGGCGTCGCCCGTGTCTACACCCCCAAGGACTTCGAACTCGCGACGATCATGAACGACATCGTCGACCTCACCGCGACGCACCGCGGTGTGGCACCGGCGTCTACTGGTACGTGA
- a CDS encoding 3-hydroxybutyryl-CoA dehydrogenase encodes MADIFEVGIVGSGIMGAGLAEVAARAGHDVVVRSRTMEGAEAVLATIGSGLDRQVAKERLTADERDEILGHIRVTDHLGQLANCDLVIESVVEDLTIKKALFAELEQIVKPEGLLATNTSTLPVVELAMATQRPALVCGIHFFNPAPMMKLVEIVRPVTASDDTIARATAFAERCGKDAVLVEDRAGFIVNALLFPYLNNAIRLSENGTASMESIDTAMQGGCGFPMGPFALLDLVGLDTSLSILDALYAEFRDPNYAAMPTLRRKVAAGQLGRKSGHGFYSY; translated from the coding sequence ATGGCAGACATCTTCGAGGTGGGCATCGTCGGTTCCGGCATCATGGGGGCCGGGCTGGCCGAGGTCGCCGCTCGGGCCGGTCACGACGTCGTGGTCCGATCTCGGACGATGGAGGGGGCCGAGGCCGTCCTCGCCACGATCGGCAGCGGGCTCGATCGGCAGGTCGCCAAAGAACGTCTGACCGCCGACGAGCGCGACGAGATCCTCGGCCACATCCGGGTGACCGACCATCTGGGTCAGCTCGCCAACTGCGATCTCGTCATCGAGAGCGTCGTCGAAGACCTCACGATCAAGAAGGCCCTGTTCGCCGAACTCGAGCAGATCGTCAAGCCGGAAGGTCTGCTCGCCACCAACACCTCCACGCTGCCGGTCGTCGAACTGGCGATGGCCACACAGCGTCCCGCGCTCGTGTGCGGCATCCACTTCTTCAACCCTGCGCCAATGATGAAGTTGGTCGAGATCGTCCGCCCGGTCACGGCGAGCGACGACACGATCGCTCGCGCCACGGCATTCGCGGAGCGATGCGGAAAGGACGCCGTCCTCGTCGAGGACCGCGCCGGCTTCATCGTCAACGCCCTGCTGTTCCCCTATCTCAACAACGCGATCCGGTTGAGTGAGAACGGCACGGCGTCGATGGAGTCGATCGACACGGCGATGCAGGGCGGGTGCGGTTTCCCGATGGGACCGTTCGCACTGCTCGACCTCGTCGGCCTCGACACCTCGCTCTCGATCCTCGACGCGCTGTACGCAGAGTTCCGTGATCCGAACTACGCCGCCATGCCGACGTTGCGTCGAAAGGTCGCGGCCGGGCAACTCGGCCGCAAGAGCGGCCACGGGTTCTACTCCTACTGA
- a CDS encoding CoA pyrophosphatase: MNVPDTIDYSADLRDRLTDHLGRHDRRTADLDGRKHAAVAIVLTDSEVGEDRLDAQMPDDWTMERVPGDIGGLDGRMIGVAGGAAFLLCRRASRLNSHAGQWALPGGRLDPGETPVDAALRELDEEVGLRLGDEAVVGWLDDYPTRSGYVITPIVLWAGGNGDLRPSPDEVVAVYRIGLHALRDGETRFVSIPESDRPVVQVPLGGDLIHAPTGAVLYQFREVGLFGRVGERVDHFEQPVFAWG; encoded by the coding sequence GTGAACGTCCCCGACACCATCGACTATTCCGCCGACCTCCGCGATCGACTCACCGATCACCTCGGGCGTCACGATCGTCGGACGGCCGATCTCGACGGGCGCAAGCACGCCGCCGTCGCGATCGTCCTCACCGACAGCGAAGTCGGCGAGGACCGGCTCGACGCCCAGATGCCCGACGACTGGACCATGGAGCGTGTGCCCGGCGACATCGGCGGCCTCGACGGCCGTATGATCGGCGTCGCCGGCGGGGCGGCGTTCCTGCTCTGCCGACGCGCGTCACGGCTGAACAGCCACGCCGGCCAGTGGGCCCTACCCGGCGGCCGACTCGACCCCGGCGAGACCCCGGTCGACGCGGCGCTCCGCGAGCTCGACGAAGAGGTCGGTCTCCGCCTCGGCGACGAGGCCGTCGTCGGGTGGCTCGACGACTACCCGACTCGGTCGGGTTACGTGATCACGCCGATCGTGCTCTGGGCCGGCGGCAACGGCGATCTGCGCCCGTCGCCCGACGAGGTCGTCGCGGTGTATCGGATCGGTCTCCATGCGCTGCGCGACGGCGAGACCCGCTTCGTCTCGATCCCCGAGAGCGACCGGCCGGTCGTCCAGGTGCCGCTCGGTGGCGATCTGATCCACGCCCCGACCGGCGCGGTGCTCTACCAGTTCCGCGAGGTCGGCCTGTTCGGACGGGTCGGCGAACGCGTCGATCACTTCGAGCAACCGGTGTTCGCCTGGGGCTGA
- a CDS encoding alpha/beta hydrolase — translation MPSDPIIDVPGVRVPDREYRIDAGGVGIALHEWGDADSPPLMLAHGGFDFARTFDVFAPLLADAGWRVVSWDHRGHGDSDHAHLYSWDADLRDAAFVFDHVAGRAAVPTVGHSKGGALLVQLVDAQPFRFSALVNIDGIPSKRRIPDIAEHERTKMLTGEVTGWLDHRGRTAGAQRKPGTIDELAARRGRMNSRHSIDWLRYLVTVGATQDDEGWRWKLDPAIRFGGFGPWRPEWSLYRLAGLGVPFYGMLVELEEEMGWGTTPDDVLPYVPEGGRLDVLDGVGHFAHIERPAMVADLTLDFLGPVRRAS, via the coding sequence GTGCCCTCCGACCCGATCATCGACGTTCCCGGTGTCCGCGTTCCCGATCGGGAGTACCGGATCGACGCCGGTGGTGTCGGCATCGCGCTGCACGAGTGGGGTGACGCCGACTCGCCACCACTGATGCTCGCCCACGGCGGGTTCGACTTCGCACGAACGTTCGACGTGTTCGCGCCGCTCCTCGCCGACGCCGGATGGCGAGTCGTCAGTTGGGATCATCGCGGCCACGGCGACAGCGACCACGCCCACCTGTACTCGTGGGACGCCGACCTCCGTGACGCCGCGTTCGTGTTCGACCACGTCGCCGGCCGCGCCGCCGTGCCGACGGTCGGTCACAGCAAGGGTGGCGCACTGCTCGTCCAACTCGTCGATGCGCAACCGTTCCGCTTCTCCGCGCTCGTCAACATCGACGGGATCCCGTCCAAGCGGCGGATCCCCGACATCGCCGAGCACGAACGCACGAAGATGCTCACCGGCGAGGTCACCGGCTGGCTCGACCATCGGGGACGGACCGCCGGAGCGCAGCGCAAGCCCGGCACGATCGACGAACTGGCCGCTCGCCGAGGGCGGATGAACTCGCGCCACTCGATCGACTGGCTCCGCTACCTCGTGACCGTCGGAGCCACCCAAGACGACGAAGGGTGGCGCTGGAAACTCGACCCGGCCATCCGGTTCGGCGGATTCGGCCCGTGGCGCCCTGAGTGGTCGCTGTACCGGCTCGCCGGTCTCGGTGTCCCGTTCTACGGCATGCTCGTCGAATTGGAGGAGGAGATGGGTTGGGGCACGACGCCCGACGACGTCCTCCCCTACGTCCCCGAGGGCGGACGACTCGACGTGCTCGACGGCGTCGGGCACTTCGCCCACATCGAACGACCCGCCATGGTGGCCGATCTCACCCTCGACTTCCTCGGGCCGGTTCGGAGGGCGTCATGA